One Nicotiana tomentosiformis chromosome 4, ASM39032v3, whole genome shotgun sequence genomic window carries:
- the LOC138909711 gene encoding uncharacterized protein codes for MRATETKGVELASYRLKEVAYSWFKMLQDSREEGSPPARWSEFADAFIDHLLHAETKAARATAFESLKQGSMSVWEYHMRFARLSKYAIYMLYTTEARVCRFVKGLSTLFINAAATTALNSNMNYRKMVAFAQATETHKLKNRMKREGSNKARSAGNFGGSSGGGGDRTTFRRGSSGPSQTFV; via the coding sequence atgcgtgctactgagacgaaGGGAGTGGAGttagcctcctaccgcctgaaagaggtggcctattcttggtttaaGATGTTGCAggactcccgtgaggaggggagccctccagcgaggtggagtgagtttgccgacGCCTTCATTGACCATTTATTGCATGCCGAGACTAAGGCGGCCCGTGCCACTGCGTTTGagagcctgaagcagggtagcatgagtgtgtgggagtatcatatgaggtTCGCGCGCCTGTCTAAGTATGCCATTTACATGTTGTACACTACGGAGGCAAGAGTGTGCCGGTTTGTGAAGGGCCTCAGCACCTTGTTTATTAATGCGGCCGCTACAACTGCATTGAATTCTAATATGAACTAtaggaagatggtggcatttgcccaaGCCACGGAGACCcataaattgaagaatagaatgaagcgagagggtagcaataaggcccgatctgcgggcaactttggtggttcttccggtggtggtggtgaTAGGACAACATTCAGGagagggtcgtcagggccatccCAGACCTTTGTTTAG